One genomic segment of Chitinophaga sancti includes these proteins:
- a CDS encoding alpha-ketoglutarate-dependent dioxygenase AlkB, giving the protein MNGITFIPEFINHSGELYQFLHDHADWDTSMVARKTVSYGKAYNYSQMSYPERDFMPELSVLNESITQALGFTPNNCLINYYLDGKSKMGYHSDQTDILCDNTGIAILSVGETRTLRFRNINDKTLIEDYDLPAGSLIYMTQAVQEEWQHAIPSTDTLNGRMSLTFRQIR; this is encoded by the coding sequence ATGAATGGAATAACGTTTATACCCGAATTTATTAATCATTCAGGGGAGCTGTATCAGTTCCTGCATGATCACGCTGACTGGGATACAAGTATGGTGGCCCGCAAAACCGTTAGTTATGGAAAGGCTTATAATTATTCTCAGATGAGTTATCCTGAACGGGATTTTATGCCGGAATTGTCTGTATTGAATGAAAGTATTACGCAGGCACTGGGTTTTACCCCGAATAATTGTTTAATTAATTACTACCTGGATGGAAAATCTAAAATGGGATACCATTCGGATCAGACAGATATTCTTTGTGACAATACCGGCATTGCGATATTATCAGTAGGAGAGACGCGTACATTGCGCTTTCGGAATATTAATGATAAAACCCTGATAGAAGATTACGACCTGCCTGCAGGGTCTTTAATTTATATGACACAAGCTGTACAGGAAGAATGGCAGCATGCAATACCATCTACGGATACACTGAATGGGAGAATGAGTCTGACATTCAGGCAAATCAGGTAG
- the urtE gene encoding urea ABC transporter ATP-binding subunit UrtE, with protein sequence MSQILQVQSVVAAYGQSTILWGTSLDVKAGAVTTVMGRNGVGKTTLLKTIMGVITAREGRVIFKDRDLTPLGPAGKAKAGIAYVPQGREIIPKLTVYENLLLGLEAAHYRKAGIPEEEIYHLFPILKDFRKRAGGNLSGGQQQQLAIARALVSRPSLLLLDEPTEGIQPSIAQEIGHILQRLVQEKGISVLLVEQKIDFARQVSDYYYFMDRGKMINHGSAEEMDFASLERHIAV encoded by the coding sequence ATGAGTCAGATCTTACAGGTACAAAGCGTAGTGGCCGCTTATGGCCAGAGTACCATCTTGTGGGGTACCAGTCTGGATGTAAAGGCTGGTGCGGTAACGACGGTAATGGGCAGAAATGGGGTGGGTAAAACCACTCTTTTAAAAACAATTATGGGCGTAATCACTGCCCGTGAAGGTCGCGTTATCTTTAAAGACAGGGACCTCACGCCACTGGGACCTGCCGGCAAAGCCAAAGCAGGGATCGCCTACGTACCACAAGGAAGGGAGATCATCCCAAAACTCACGGTATACGAAAATCTTTTACTAGGTCTTGAAGCTGCCCACTATCGCAAAGCAGGGATCCCGGAGGAAGAAATTTATCACCTCTTCCCTATCCTGAAAGATTTCAGGAAGAGAGCAGGCGGTAACCTGAGTGGTGGGCAACAGCAACAGCTGGCCATTGCCAGGGCGCTGGTAAGCCGGCCTTCCCTATTGCTGCTGGATGAACCGACTGAGGGCATACAACCCAGTATAGCACAGGAAATCGGGCATATCCTGCAAAGACTGGTGCAGGAAAAAGGGATCTCCGTACTATTGGTGGAGCAAAAGATTGACTTCGCCAGACAGGTGAGCGACTATTATTATTTTATGGACAGAGGCAAAATGATCAATCATGGCAGTGCGGAGGAAATGGACTTTGCTTCACTGGAAAGGCATATCGCAGTTTAA
- the urtC gene encoding urea ABC transporter permease subunit UrtC: MEKKIYHLLFIAFFALLLPAGHLMGLVSINTISLWGRYFCFAIAALGIDLIWGYTGILSMCQALFFCLGSYGIAMHMLLKTAGASLPEFMAWNKVESLPFFWVPFQSLELTLILCLFIPSLFAFITGYVLFRSRIKGVYMAIITQALALAVWLLFLRNETGLGGTNGLTDFRTLIGLPLSSPYVKLGLYLVSLLLLCVAYFACNKMTQSKFGKVLQAIRDSESRVSFTAYKVMDYKLAVFVIAALLAAVGGMLYAPQTGIITPGRMDVKASVEMVMWVALGGRGKLKGAIAGALLVNFLYSICTSLFPDSWLYILGFLFVITVLFFDKGFVGLIDTLTKRKEPCY, translated from the coding sequence ATGGAAAAGAAAATTTATCACCTGCTCTTCATCGCTTTCTTCGCCCTGCTGTTACCGGCAGGACACCTGATGGGACTGGTTTCTATCAATACAATATCATTGTGGGGCCGGTATTTTTGTTTTGCCATTGCAGCATTGGGCATTGACCTGATCTGGGGCTATACCGGAATTCTATCTATGTGTCAGGCATTGTTTTTTTGTTTAGGTAGTTATGGCATTGCGATGCATATGCTATTGAAAACAGCCGGTGCTTCTCTACCGGAATTTATGGCATGGAACAAGGTAGAATCACTTCCTTTCTTTTGGGTACCGTTTCAGTCTTTGGAACTGACGTTGATCTTATGCCTGTTCATCCCCTCTCTCTTTGCTTTCATCACAGGGTATGTATTGTTCCGTAGCAGGATCAAAGGCGTATACATGGCCATCATTACACAGGCATTGGCACTGGCTGTGTGGTTGTTATTCCTGCGCAATGAAACAGGTTTGGGAGGTACGAATGGGTTGACTGATTTCAGAACCCTGATAGGATTACCACTATCCAGCCCTTATGTAAAACTGGGATTATACTTAGTCTCCTTACTGCTGTTGTGCGTCGCCTATTTTGCCTGTAATAAAATGACCCAATCCAAATTCGGAAAGGTATTACAAGCTATCCGCGACAGTGAATCCAGGGTAAGTTTTACAGCATACAAAGTCATGGATTATAAACTGGCGGTCTTCGTCATCGCTGCACTGCTGGCGGCTGTAGGTGGTATGCTCTATGCACCTCAAACGGGTATTATTACCCCCGGTCGTATGGATGTAAAAGCATCTGTAGAGATGGTAATGTGGGTAGCCCTCGGTGGCCGTGGCAAACTGAAAGGCGCTATAGCCGGTGCTTTGCTTGTAAATTTCCTGTATAGCATTTGTACCAGTTTATTCCCTGATTCATGGTTATATATACTGGGCTTCCTGTTTGTGATCACGGTATTATTCTTTGACAAAGGATTTGTAGGATTGATCGATACCCTGACTAAAAGAAAAGAACCATGCTATTAA
- the poxB gene encoding ubiquinone-dependent pyruvate dehydrogenase produces MAKTIAAQLVAQLAKAGVKRVHGVVGDSLNGFVDEIRKQGNMEWIHYRHEEAAAFAAGAEAQLTGTLAVCAGSCGPGNLHLINGLYDCHRSMAPVLAIAAHIPSMEIGTGYFQETHPDLLFRECSHYCETISSARQMPRVLQIAMQNAVGQRGVAVITISGDVALEEIEDDTLEHTLMQRLPGVRPQDTDLDLLAGMINTAKKITLLCGSGCAGAHDELINFGAKTLSPMVHALRGKEHVAYDNPYDVGMTGLIGFASGYHAMEDSDLLLLLGTDFPYTNWYPTKSKIVQIDLRPERLGRRCKLDLGLVGTIKETLVALLPLIDQKDDRSHLDKSLNNYINSKKELSAHASSTNTPIHPEYLTTVLSAAADPDAIFTCDVGEPTVWAARYVDMTKDRRLLGSFNHGSMASAMPQAIGAQLEYPGRQVISMSGDGGFAMLMGDILTILQYNLPVKIVIYNNSSLGFVAMEMKVAGMPPYATDLKNPNFAKMAAAIGMKGIRVEDPAALPGAIDEALMHEGPVLVDVVVNSSALVMPPKIDVKQAKGFGIYMMKQVWNGKGGEVWDTLKTNFLQKE; encoded by the coding sequence ATGGCAAAGACAATAGCAGCCCAACTCGTTGCACAGCTTGCAAAGGCCGGTGTAAAGCGTGTACATGGCGTAGTAGGCGATAGTCTGAACGGCTTCGTTGATGAAATCAGGAAACAGGGAAATATGGAATGGATCCATTACCGACACGAAGAAGCGGCAGCATTTGCAGCAGGTGCCGAAGCACAATTGACGGGTACCCTCGCCGTTTGTGCAGGGAGTTGTGGCCCCGGTAATCTGCACCTTATCAATGGGTTGTACGATTGTCACAGAAGTATGGCCCCGGTGTTGGCCATCGCTGCACATATTCCAAGTATGGAAATAGGTACAGGGTACTTCCAGGAAACTCACCCCGACCTGCTATTCAGAGAATGTAGCCATTACTGCGAAACGATTTCCTCTGCACGACAAATGCCAAGGGTATTACAGATCGCGATGCAAAATGCCGTTGGCCAAAGGGGCGTAGCCGTCATTACTATCTCAGGTGACGTAGCGCTGGAAGAAATAGAAGACGATACCCTGGAACATACGCTCATGCAACGTTTACCGGGTGTCCGCCCTCAAGACACAGACCTGGATCTGCTGGCGGGCATGATCAATACCGCGAAGAAAATCACGTTATTATGTGGGAGCGGTTGCGCCGGCGCCCATGATGAACTGATCAACTTTGGGGCGAAGACCTTATCACCCATGGTACATGCACTCAGGGGCAAAGAACACGTGGCTTACGATAACCCTTATGATGTAGGGATGACAGGGTTGATTGGATTTGCCTCGGGCTATCATGCCATGGAAGATAGCGACCTCTTATTATTGCTGGGTACCGACTTCCCCTATACCAACTGGTACCCTACAAAATCTAAAATAGTACAGATCGACCTGCGCCCTGAGAGATTGGGCCGGCGCTGCAAACTGGACCTTGGACTCGTTGGTACAATAAAAGAAACCCTTGTCGCCCTGCTGCCACTGATTGATCAAAAAGATGACCGCAGCCACCTGGATAAATCGCTCAATAATTATATAAATAGTAAAAAGGAGCTGTCGGCACATGCCAGCAGTACCAATACCCCCATTCATCCGGAATACCTGACCACTGTATTGAGCGCCGCAGCAGATCCGGATGCCATCTTTACCTGTGACGTAGGCGAACCGACCGTGTGGGCAGCGAGATATGTAGACATGACAAAGGATCGCAGACTCCTTGGCTCTTTTAACCATGGATCCATGGCGAGTGCAATGCCACAGGCTATTGGCGCCCAATTAGAATACCCGGGCAGACAGGTCATCTCTATGTCCGGCGATGGAGGATTTGCGATGCTCATGGGCGATATTCTCACCATCCTTCAATATAACCTGCCTGTGAAGATTGTTATTTATAATAACAGCTCCCTGGGATTTGTAGCCATGGAAATGAAGGTAGCAGGCATGCCCCCGTACGCCACCGACCTGAAGAACCCCAACTTTGCAAAAATGGCAGCAGCCATTGGCATGAAAGGAATCAGGGTAGAAGATCCTGCTGCACTGCCGGGAGCTATTGACGAGGCACTTATGCATGAAGGGCCCGTGCTGGTGGATGTGGTCGTTAATTCTTCCGCACTCGTCATGCCACCGAAAATAGATGTAAAACAGGCGAAAGGCTTTGGCATCTATATGATGAAACAGGTTTGGAACGGAAAAGGAGGTGAAGTCTGGGATACATTGAAAACGAACTTCTTACAAAAAGAATAA
- a CDS encoding putative sensor domain DACNV-containing protein, with the protein MELTSFESTYQAASKVAGTIATHFLHHLNLASENGEEDLAHAPEAGVIEKMIDVAFWASLRREEGAPIRISLAFLPPSQAGRPLLFDQPMPLDPRVLTKLAPGVERAGIHIGVWYEGEELYIWGTTMKLPNYCFVLDVSEPGLLVVKHRRIIGMGKFANVAMLKGDQVKIVDENCARRVDTPAILTSLLGQDSSGVWNDPINVLIQIAVSMRAHHRGGILLMVPAEHDNWKNSIIHPLQYPVAPPFSGVADLLRQNCGKVTELYWQNALRREVENISGLTAVDGATVINDKLELLTFGSKIARAIDGTTVDQVLYIEPVTDGTPKLMHPSNIGGTRHFSAAQFIHDQRDALALVASQDGYFTVFSWSPVDQIVQAHRIDILLL; encoded by the coding sequence ATGGAATTAACTTCGTTTGAATCTACATATCAGGCGGCGTCGAAAGTTGCCGGCACTATAGCTACCCATTTTTTACACCATTTAAATCTGGCCAGCGAAAACGGGGAGGAGGATTTGGCGCATGCGCCTGAGGCGGGCGTGATTGAAAAAATGATTGACGTGGCTTTCTGGGCCAGTCTCCGCAGGGAAGAAGGGGCACCGATCCGTATCTCTCTTGCTTTTTTGCCACCCTCGCAGGCGGGCAGGCCTTTGTTGTTTGACCAACCGATGCCATTGGATCCGAGAGTGCTGACAAAGTTGGCTCCCGGTGTGGAAAGAGCTGGCATTCATATTGGGGTGTGGTACGAAGGTGAAGAGTTGTATATATGGGGAACTACTATGAAACTCCCCAATTATTGTTTTGTACTGGATGTCTCGGAACCGGGGTTGCTGGTGGTGAAACACCGCCGGATAATCGGGATGGGCAAGTTTGCCAATGTGGCGATGCTAAAAGGTGACCAGGTAAAAATTGTAGATGAAAACTGCGCACGGAGAGTTGATACGCCTGCTATACTCACTTCACTTTTGGGCCAGGATTCTTCTGGTGTATGGAATGACCCTATTAATGTATTAATCCAGATTGCGGTGTCTATGCGTGCACATCACCGGGGAGGGATATTATTGATGGTGCCAGCTGAGCATGATAACTGGAAGAATTCGATCATCCATCCATTACAATACCCGGTGGCGCCTCCTTTTTCTGGTGTAGCGGATCTGTTAAGACAAAATTGTGGAAAGGTAACAGAGTTATACTGGCAAAATGCGTTGCGGAGAGAGGTTGAGAATATCTCCGGACTCACCGCTGTAGATGGTGCGACGGTGATCAATGACAAGCTTGAGCTGCTGACTTTTGGGTCTAAGATAGCGCGTGCCATTGATGGCACTACAGTGGACCAGGTGTTGTATATAGAGCCGGTGACGGATGGGACGCCTAAGTTAATGCACCCTTCGAATATTGGAGGAACGAGGCATTTTTCAGCGGCACAGTTTATTCATGATCAAAGGGATGCGCTGGCACTGGTGGCTTCGCAGGATGGGTACTTTACGGTATTTTCATGGTCACCGGTGGATCAGATTGTGCAGGCGCATAGAATAGATATATTATTGTTGTAA
- the urtA gene encoding urea ABC transporter substrate-binding protein → MKTTRFLFFCFLLAAFASCHNNASKTSENTSDNGETVKIGVLHSLSGTMAISEVSLRDAVQMAVDEINATGGVLGKKIEPVIVDPASDWDLFAEKAKELLIDKKVSAVFGCWTSVSRKSVLPVFEENNGLLFYPVQYEGEECSNNVIYTGATPNQQLIPAAEYLMSEKGGGYKKFYLLGTDYVFPRTANKILKAYLLSKGVPKENIIEEYTPFHHQDYQTIVSKIKRFAADGKACVLSTINGDSNVPFYKEFANQGLSSATCPIMAFSVAEDELRSMDTEFLVGHLAAWNYFQSNDSPENKKFVDAFKAFCEKKGLPGGNKRVTDDPICWAYTGVYLWARAAEKAGSFDVSKVRAALSGLEFDSPDGKVKMDVGNHHLAKPVMIGEIKPDGQFDIISKTDNLVNPQPWSPLTSPDKDCDWVNHKGTYTK, encoded by the coding sequence ATGAAAACAACGCGCTTCTTATTCTTTTGTTTCTTATTGGCCGCATTTGCTTCCTGTCATAACAATGCGTCCAAAACCAGTGAAAATACAAGTGACAATGGTGAAACGGTGAAGATCGGGGTATTGCATTCGCTAAGTGGCACCATGGCTATTTCTGAAGTATCGCTGCGCGATGCCGTGCAGATGGCGGTGGACGAAATCAATGCTACTGGTGGTGTGCTGGGAAAAAAGATCGAACCAGTGATCGTAGATCCGGCTTCTGACTGGGACCTCTTTGCTGAAAAAGCAAAGGAACTATTGATCGATAAAAAAGTATCGGCTGTATTTGGTTGCTGGACCTCTGTGTCCCGTAAGTCAGTACTACCGGTGTTTGAAGAAAATAATGGATTGCTTTTTTACCCTGTTCAATATGAGGGAGAAGAGTGTTCTAATAATGTGATCTATACAGGAGCTACGCCCAATCAGCAATTGATCCCTGCGGCAGAATACCTGATGAGTGAGAAAGGTGGCGGGTATAAAAAGTTTTATCTCCTGGGAACGGACTATGTATTTCCCCGTACAGCCAATAAAATATTGAAAGCTTATTTATTATCTAAAGGCGTACCTAAAGAAAATATCATTGAAGAATACACACCCTTCCATCACCAGGATTATCAGACCATCGTGTCTAAGATCAAACGCTTTGCGGCAGATGGAAAGGCTTGTGTGTTGTCTACAATCAATGGTGATAGCAACGTGCCTTTTTATAAGGAGTTTGCCAACCAGGGATTGTCTTCAGCCACTTGTCCGATAATGGCATTTTCAGTAGCGGAAGATGAATTGCGTTCCATGGATACAGAGTTCCTGGTAGGCCATCTGGCCGCATGGAATTACTTCCAGTCAAACGATTCACCTGAGAATAAAAAATTCGTAGACGCATTCAAGGCTTTTTGTGAAAAGAAAGGCTTGCCGGGTGGAAATAAAAGAGTAACGGATGATCCTATTTGCTGGGCATATACAGGTGTGTATCTGTGGGCAAGAGCGGCAGAGAAAGCAGGATCTTTTGATGTAAGTAAAGTAAGAGCCGCCTTGTCAGGATTGGAGTTTGATTCTCCTGATGGAAAAGTGAAAATGGATGTAGGCAATCACCATCTGGCAAAGCCGGTTATGATTGGAGAGATCAAACCGGATGGACAGTTTGATATTATTTCAAAGACGGACAATCTGGTCAATCCGCAACCATGGTCACCATTGACATCTCCTGATAAAGATTGTGACTGGGTGAACCATAAGGGAACTTATACCAAATAA
- the urtB gene encoding urea ABC transporter permease subunit UrtB: protein MKKLLIAALVFWTQWAMAATDSTTIFVSQILHDTQKTYAINQLIAKQDPATFPLLSAINNKKLYLLNNQAVTTGEKTASATYEIYSLYPKNELLVNTNGQPLHTSIDALTVVEINRSDRLLLNGILPMLEIFNPEPAKRMLAYGQLKDSHAPNRLDMLRMALARESNKDALRAGKDILYYLELNTTTDASTAQLYIDSLAENWGDNAPVFLSEYAKTNKPQAAYAATKALELEHRYDYLQKVQNLFSGLSLGSILILIALGLSIVYGLAGIINMAHGEFLMIGAYTTYCIQTLFTDVLKIPYTDLLFIISLPLSFLVAGLLGLLLERLVVRHLYARPLESLLATWGVSLILIQTARSLFGDLTAVKTPAFLSGGLAVSPHLVLPYNRIFIIGLTALIVALTYFMLYKTRLGLQIRAVTQNRGMSACLGIDTKRVAALTFFFGSGLAGIAGCAMTLIGNVVPDMGQTYIVDSFLVVVTGGVGKIVGTIVSGLGIGFFTKILEAFFQAVYGKVCILLFIMLFMQYKPKGLFPYKGRLAED, encoded by the coding sequence ATGAAAAAATTGCTCATAGCAGCCCTTGTGTTTTGGACGCAGTGGGCGATGGCTGCTACCGATAGCACGACCATATTTGTATCTCAGATATTACACGATACACAAAAGACCTACGCAATCAATCAGCTTATTGCAAAGCAGGACCCGGCAACGTTTCCCCTGCTAAGTGCGATTAACAATAAAAAATTGTACCTGTTAAATAATCAGGCCGTAACCACCGGAGAAAAAACGGCGTCTGCGACCTACGAAATATATTCTTTATATCCGAAAAACGAATTGTTGGTCAACACGAATGGTCAACCGCTTCACACCTCCATTGATGCGTTAACGGTAGTAGAGATCAACCGCTCAGACAGGCTGTTGCTCAACGGTATACTACCCATGCTGGAAATTTTCAATCCTGAGCCTGCGAAAAGAATGCTCGCGTATGGCCAGCTGAAAGACAGTCATGCCCCCAACCGTTTAGATATGTTACGGATGGCACTTGCGCGGGAAAGCAATAAAGATGCCTTACGCGCAGGCAAAGACATCCTGTACTACCTTGAATTGAATACGACTACTGATGCCAGTACTGCCCAATTATATATTGACAGTCTGGCAGAAAACTGGGGCGATAATGCCCCGGTTTTCCTTTCCGAATATGCAAAAACCAACAAACCACAGGCTGCTTATGCCGCCACAAAAGCATTAGAATTAGAACACCGGTATGACTACCTGCAAAAAGTACAAAACCTCTTTAGTGGATTAAGTCTGGGAAGTATCCTGATCCTCATCGCCCTTGGCTTATCGATTGTCTATGGCCTTGCCGGCATTATCAATATGGCCCATGGAGAGTTCCTCATGATTGGCGCCTATACCACTTATTGTATTCAAACATTATTTACAGACGTACTGAAGATTCCTTACACTGACCTGCTCTTTATTATCTCCCTCCCCCTGTCTTTTCTGGTAGCAGGTCTTTTGGGACTTTTACTGGAAAGACTGGTGGTGAGGCATCTCTACGCGCGACCCCTGGAAAGTCTGCTGGCTACATGGGGGGTAAGTTTGATTTTAATTCAAACAGCAAGATCCCTGTTTGGTGATTTGACAGCGGTGAAAACACCTGCTTTTTTATCAGGAGGATTGGCCGTATCACCTCATCTTGTATTACCGTATAACCGCATTTTCATTATCGGTTTAACTGCTTTGATTGTGGCGCTGACTTATTTCATGCTGTACAAAACCAGACTGGGACTACAGATAAGAGCTGTCACACAAAACAGGGGGATGAGTGCATGCCTCGGTATTGACACAAAAAGAGTAGCCGCACTGACCTTCTTTTTTGGCTCAGGACTCGCCGGTATAGCCGGTTGTGCGATGACGCTGATTGGGAATGTAGTACCTGATATGGGGCAAACGTATATCGTAGATTCATTCCTCGTGGTAGTAACGGGTGGCGTTGGAAAAATTGTAGGTACGATTGTATCAGGATTAGGAATTGGATTCTTTACGAAAATATTAGAAGCCTTTTTCCAGGCAGTGTATGGAAAGGTATGCATCCTCTTGTTCATCATGTTGTTTATGCAGTACAAACCGAAAGGCCTGTTCCCTTATAAAGGGAGATTGGCAGAGGATTGA
- the urtD gene encoding urea ABC transporter ATP-binding protein UrtD, protein MLLNVNNLAVSFGGVHALSLSQFSLRDKELRVIIGPNGAGKSTFLDILCGRTKPDTGEVLFNHKPIVGMTEVSIARLGIGRKFQQPSVFPGLTVYDNLLLAAKMKKDILSSLFFRPSQLLKARIHEVAEKIGLTKVLSSIAGALSHGQKQWLEIGIVVLQDPKLLLIDEPAAGMSDEETYKTGELLLELSNNHGIIVIEHDMKFVQQIARERVTVLERGKLLVEGSFNDIRNDQRVIDCYLGRNNTQLENL, encoded by the coding sequence ATGCTATTAAATGTAAATAACCTGGCAGTATCCTTTGGAGGTGTGCATGCTTTATCACTCAGTCAGTTTAGTCTGCGGGACAAAGAATTACGTGTGATCATCGGCCCTAACGGCGCTGGCAAGAGTACCTTTCTGGATATTCTTTGTGGCAGAACAAAACCCGATACAGGCGAAGTTTTGTTCAATCACAAACCCATTGTAGGCATGACAGAAGTAAGCATCGCCAGACTGGGCATAGGCCGTAAATTCCAGCAGCCATCCGTATTTCCGGGGCTCACGGTCTACGATAATTTATTGCTGGCGGCAAAAATGAAGAAGGATATTCTCTCTTCATTGTTTTTCAGACCATCGCAGCTACTGAAAGCACGTATCCATGAAGTAGCGGAAAAGATCGGGCTTACAAAAGTACTTTCTTCCATCGCCGGTGCATTGTCTCACGGACAAAAACAATGGCTGGAAATCGGCATCGTGGTCCTGCAGGATCCGAAGTTATTACTGATTGACGAACCTGCTGCAGGCATGAGTGATGAAGAAACTTACAAGACAGGCGAATTACTGCTTGAGCTATCCAACAATCACGGCATCATCGTGATAGAACATGATATGAAATTCGTTCAACAGATTGCCCGGGAAAGGGTAACAGTATTGGAAAGAGGGAAGTTGCTGGTAGAAGGGAGTTTTAACGACATCAGAAATGATCAGCGTGTAATAGATTGCTACCTGGGACGTAACAATACTCAACTTGAAAATCTATGA